In Flavobacterium luteolum, the DNA window GTAATTTTTGCCAAAAACAAAACAGTCGATAAAATCTATTTTCTGATTCTATCTTTAATTGGAATATTCTTCGTTATTATGGGATTTTATTCGTTTCACCAAGAACTGGCGATGAATTATAACGTACTGCTTTTTAGTCCGTTTTTATTGATTTTAGTTTTGTTTTCAATTTTCAAAAACAAACTTTGGACTTATAGATTTTCGTTGATCAACTTTGTAATGCTTGTGATTTACTTTTTGTTTTTAATCAACAAGGCACATTTCTTTATCACCTTACCATTAATCATTACAAGCGGGGTGGTTTTAGTACGAACAGCAATTCGCAACAAAAAACCTATTCCGATTATAATCTAAAGTTTACTGACCTCTGTAAAATAAAACTGTGGTAATGGTTTTAAAAGTAATAATCAGATCTAGAAATATACTTCTGTGCTTGATATAATACAAATCATACTGAAGTTTAACCAAGCTCTCGTCTATTGATTCTCCATACGAATAATTAACCTGCGCCCAGCCCGTAAGCCCTGGCTTAATTACATGGCGGGTTTCATAAAAAGGCATTACAGCAGCAATTTCTTCAACAAAAAATGGTCGCTCAGGTCTTGGTCCAATTACGCCCATATCTCCTTTTAAAACATTAATAAACTGAGGAAATTCATCAATTCTAGATTTCCGCATAAATTTACCAAAAGGAGTAACTCTTTTATCATTATGAACGGCAAAAACGGCTCCATTTGTCTCTGAGTTTTCAGTCATTGTTCTAAACTTATAGATCTTAAAAATAGCTCCATTTTTCCCTACTCGTTCCTGAGTGTAAAAAAGACTCCCTTTATTTGCAAAAAAATTACAAATAAAAATTATCGGAATAAAAACTAAACTGATTAAAAGTCCTAGAACAGAAAACATAAGTTCTATAAGACGCACGAAAAACAAATACAGTTTATTGCTATTGCTTCTGCTAAAGGGAAAAAATCTATAAAAATCTCGTTCTATATGATGAACTGGAATTCGCTGTGTTTTGGTTTCGTAAACTTGAGTATACTCACGTATACTATTTCCAGATTCTAATAAATGAAGTAATTGCTGATATAAATCGGGTGTAATACCATCTGTTTTCTGAGAAGCAATTACAATCTCTGAAACATTATGCGTATACACGAAACGTTCTAAAGCTTCCTTTTTTATTTCACTTACATAATGAAAATCTAAATTTTCATCTGTAATAGAATCAGAGTTAACAAATCCAATAATTTTATAATGCGGATCTACATTTTCCAATCCTAAAACTAATTCTTCAACTTCTCTCTGATCACAAATCAAGACAACATTTTGAGAAAATCGATGAGATGCTAGGAAATAACAATAAAATAAACGCCATAAAAGCAATGTAATTAATATTGTAAAATAAAATATTGCAATTATTAATCGTTGTTTGGGTAATACAGGAGAAAGAACTGGCGTAAACAAATAAGCCAAAACAGTGGCAGTAGCAGTAAAAATGACATTCTGCAAAATCTGTAGATGATTACTTGCTACCTGCAAATTATAGATTTCGAAAATTACGCCAAAAACATAAAGATAGCTAACGAATAAAAGTATACTGTACGAGCTATTCAAATCGAAAGCGAAATAATGATAATCAAATATCGCGCTTAATAGATATAAAGCAAATAAAATAAAAACAGCATCAAAAGCAAGGAGTAATATCTTCCTCTCCGAAATTTCGAAATGCATTCTAGACTTTGACAACATTATTTTTCAGTTTGTTAGGGGCTTAAACTTGAGGCAAATGTATTATAAAAAAAGAATTTAACTAATGGAGTTTTCGCTTTTTTCAGGACTTTTTAGTTGAACAGAAAGAAGGCACAATGCATATACAAAAGCAGGCGCGGTTGTCCTCATTGCTGCGTGATTTATTGTTAAAATCCAAAATATATAAAAAGAATATGCTAATATATTTTGTCGATCTTTCATAAATACAAATAAAGGAGTAAAAATCAAAATCAATAAATCAATAATTCCAATTGAGCCATGTTCTGCCAACATTCGGGTAATCTCACTATGGGTAGGTAAATCAATACCAGTTTGCTCCCTTCTTAACTCCTTATTCTTTCCAACACCCACTCCAAAAATTGGGTTATCTAAAAACATTTGAATTTCCGTTTCCATAAGTACTTCTCTTCCACCTAACCGACTTTTTTTTTCCCTTCCAAACGCATCTTCATTTGCATAACGTTTGTTAATCATTCCCTTCGTTTCAAAAGAACTATATGCCCAAACTCCCAATCCACTTAAAAATAACATCAAGATAATAAATCCTATTTTAGGTTTAACATTAGGCTTTGCTTGAAAATACAGTACCATAGTAAGAATTAAAATCATTACAATTGCAGTAATTACTCCACCTCTTGAAAAAGTAATAACTCCTCTAAAAGCAAAAACAAAAACAAACCCTATATTAATCAATCTAATTAACTTATTTTTGGAATCAAAGAGCACTTTAAAAAAGAAAACGAACATTCCTAATCCTAGTACAGTAGATACTTGATTAGGTCCAAATCCTCCTGATGTACTAAAATTCGATTCTGTTCCCCTAATAACTTCCCTTATACTTGGTGTGTACAAAAAAAGATAAATTACCATTGTGACTAATGGCAAAGCAAATGATGTCATGATTTCTTTTAGCCTATCAAATGATATTTTTCTTTGATAACAATATATTGAAGAAATTGCTAGACAAACTGGCCCTAAAATATTAAAAGCAATTGCTTTACGCATATCTGTGTCAAAATTTAAGGAAACTGTTGACAAAATGATACTTGGAACAAGCAATAACAGAAAAATCCAATACAAAAATCCATTTTTGGAAAATCCAGAATAAACCATTCCAAGAAACATAAAAATTAACATCGAATACTTCCCAAATTCATTCAGAGTTCCTCCATTTGTCATTCTTAAAAGAACCTCCACTCCAACTATGTATGCTGAAATAACTAGAACTTGATTATTTCTGTTTTTAGTTTTAACGATGTAGTAAAAACCAAAAAAAAATATTAGCAGGGTATAAAGTTTTGGTATAGATGGCAATACAAATATCAACACTCCTAAAAGAGCATGACATAAGAGTAGAAAAATATACGAAGAATCCTCTTTTTTCATTTTAACTTGCTTGAAGCCAATTTAAATAGTTCTTTATAATTATTTTTTTAGAAAAGTTTTTTGAAATAGTTTCAGATAACTTCTCTCCAAAAGACAGACGAAGTTCTACATTTTCAATACACTCGATTAGCGACTCATAAAAAAGTTCTCCATTCATGCTTGGAACAAGCATCCCATTAATTCTATGTTTTACAATGGAATGGTTTTCTCCTACATCTGTTACCACAACTGCCATTCTATTCTGCCCATATTCCAAAAGGGTAACAGGTAATCCTTCTGATTTAGATGTCAAAATTGCGATATCAGCTTGATTTAAAATATTTGAAACATCATCCCTTGATCCGTATAGAAATACATTACCATGTAATTCATATTCATCAATTTTTTCCTTAATCTCTCTTGAGTAATGATCTTCAAAATCTTTTCCCACTAGATGAAAACTCCAATCAGAATGAGATTGTTTTAGTTTTTTCGCGACTTTCAATAGCAAAAAGTGATTCTTTTGAGGCCTTAAATTAGCCAAAGATATAATTCTTTTCCCTTCAATACCGTTTAAGATTGTGTGAACCCCTATATTTACTTCTTCTGAGGGGAAATTTGAAAAATAAACTACATTTTTGGCCTTTAATCTAGTTTCTGACCAATTTTTGAGATTTTGATTAACAGCAATTATACCGTTGAAGAAAAAAGCACTAAGCTTTAAAATAAAATGAGGCCGATCAGCCAAAAATTCATTATTGCCATAGTGATCATGCCAAATAATTCTTAGAGAAGGTAATGTCAATTTCAAAAGAAAAGCTAAAAAAAAAGAAGTGCTATGGGCGTGAAGATGGCTAACCCTATTTTTTTTTACGTAAGAACGTAATTTACAAAAAGCTTTTCTATCCAACTGCTTTTTTTTGTTCAAAAACAAATACGAAACAGATTGATTAATTTGTTTTTGCAACGGGCCCTCTTTGCGTGTGGCAATAAGTCCTGAAAATTCAATTTCCTCTGCTAATGCATTCGCATAGCTTACCGCCATTCGCTCTGCTCCCCCAGCATCGAGGGAATCGATAATTTGGAGAATTCTCATTAATTTAAAATCCAATTTTTTAAGTCAATCCAAGTCCCTTTTAATGGACCAACAATATTAAAACTCTTTGATTGACTCTTTAGTCGATTACCATCATAAACATAATAGTAGCTATTATCATCTAATTTTTGAATATCAAACTGATGCATACCTGCGCTAAATTCTTTAATTTCTTTATGTGATTTTAAAAAATAAGGGGAAATTCTTTTTGTTGTATAGTTTCCGCCTTTAAAAGAAAAACGATATAAAGATAAACCAAACCCGTATCCATTAGTACAATTTTGCACTGGTAAAATTAAACCTTTCTTATCTGCAAAAAAACGGCCTCCAGGTCTTGCTTCAGTTCCCATTAAAGCTATAGGTCGTTTATGTAACTTCCATTTACCAAAGAGAGAATCCGCTTGGTAAACAAACATATTTAATTTATCATCCGAGGCTACCATAATATTTAAAGAATCAGACAAATAAATTGTAGGATCTTTTAATTTTACATTATTCAGCAATGTGTCACATACTTTCCACTTAAATGGAAAATTTTGCGCTTTATACAACAAAACTGCGTTAGCTTGCTTACTTTCAGGAATCATATAAAAATTGTTTTTATACTTAAAAACCTGTGGGTAAGACAAATGAAATTTTTGAGTTAATACAGTTCCTCTATATTGATAATTTTTCCCATCTGTCGAAGTCAATAAACCTACATCAGCATTTGTTTTTGTCTTCTGATGCTCAAAAAACAAATAAAAAGTATCTTTTTCTTTTAAAAAGAAAGGATCTGCAAGAAACGATGTACTGTCATTTTCTGCTTTTAACTTTTCAATCGAATAAATTTTATTTTTTTTTACATCTATATTTTGAGGATAAATCTTGTCTTGACCATATCCTATCGACCAACCTCCACTATCATTTTGAAAGAAGGGTGTTCTATAATTTATAATTAAAATTGTTAAAATACCTAAAAACAGGAGTATGTAAACTAATCTCTTCATACATTATTGGTTTATTATCTTTTTTATTTCTGATTCAAAAACATTTAAAGTATATTTTCTCGACCAGTTTGATGCTTTTTCTCTCATTAAATGAAAATCCTCCGTGCTATTCAAAATATCCTCCAACTGCTGAATATCTCTTTCTAATTTTTTTTCTAATAAAAGACCTCTTTCGCCATATTCAAGCATAAATGGGACACAAGAAATAGAAGTTGCAATTGGGACACATCCCCAAAACATTCCTTCGGCTAGTACTTTTGGCCAGCCTTCACTTTTAGAAGGCAGAATAACAAAATAACTATATTGAAAAGCTTTGGTAATAGTTTTCCTGTCTTGATTCCCTTTTAATATAACATAATTTTGTAACCGATTTGTAATGATATAATCTTCTAGAACTTTACGCTCTGGACCTTCTCCATATAAGTCCAAAGATACATTATATCCTTTTTTAAGCAGACCTTCAACTAACTGAATTGCATATAATGGATCTTTACCAAAGGATAATGTTCCAACAAAAACAAAATTAATGGTATCTTTGAAGTCCATTTTTTTTAAAGGTACTTTTTCACTCTCAAAATAAGATGCAGTAAAGAAAGGTTTTATATTCTTGCTCATTTCCTCC includes these proteins:
- a CDS encoding glycosyltransferase family 4 protein, with the translated sequence MKFAIITHVVHIKKEGRYFGYSPYVKEMNIWLKYVDKLFIVAPLASNKVVSEIDDFYDFEDIDFKQIPNFNITNLHNIVKSILAFPVIFWKIFWAMKRSDHIHLRCPGNVGLIGCLVQIVFPKKSKTAKYAGNWDPKSIQPFTYRLQKWILNNTFLTRNMQVLVYGEWEEMSKNIKPFFTASYFESEKVPLKKMDFKDTINFVFVGTLSFGKDPLYAIQLVEGLLKKGYNVSLDLYGEGPERKVLEDYIITNRLQNYVILKGNQDRKTITKAFQYSYFVILPSKSEGWPKVLAEGMFWGCVPIATSISCVPFMLEYGERGLLLEKKLERDIQQLEDILNSTEDFHLMREKASNWSRKYTLNVFESEIKKIINQ
- a CDS encoding sugar transferase, translating into MLSKSRMHFEISERKILLLAFDAVFILFALYLLSAIFDYHYFAFDLNSSYSILLFVSYLYVFGVIFEIYNLQVASNHLQILQNVIFTATATVLAYLFTPVLSPVLPKQRLIIAIFYFTILITLLLWRLFYCYFLASHRFSQNVVLICDQREVEELVLGLENVDPHYKIIGFVNSDSITDENLDFHYVSEIKKEALERFVYTHNVSEIVIASQKTDGITPDLYQQLLHLLESGNSIREYTQVYETKTQRIPVHHIERDFYRFFPFSRSNSNKLYLFFVRLIELMFSVLGLLISLVFIPIIFICNFFANKGSLFYTQERVGKNGAIFKIYKFRTMTENSETNGAVFAVHNDKRVTPFGKFMRKSRIDEFPQFINVLKGDMGVIGPRPERPFFVEEIAAVMPFYETRHVIKPGLTGWAQVNYSYGESIDESLVKLQYDLYYIKHRSIFLDLIITFKTITTVLFYRGQ
- a CDS encoding glucosamine inositolphosphorylceramide transferase family protein translates to MKRLVYILLFLGILTILIINYRTPFFQNDSGGWSIGYGQDKIYPQNIDVKKNKIYSIEKLKAENDSTSFLADPFFLKEKDTFYLFFEHQKTKTNADVGLLTSTDGKNYQYRGTVLTQKFHLSYPQVFKYKNNFYMIPESKQANAVLLYKAQNFPFKWKVCDTLLNNVKLKDPTIYLSDSLNIMVASDDKLNMFVYQADSLFGKWKLHKRPIALMGTEARPGGRFFADKKGLILPVQNCTNGYGFGLSLYRFSFKGGNYTTKRISPYFLKSHKEIKEFSAGMHQFDIQKLDDNSYYYVYDGNRLKSQSKSFNIVGPLKGTWIDLKNWILN
- a CDS encoding O-antigen ligase family protein, with the translated sequence MKKEDSSYIFLLLCHALLGVLIFVLPSIPKLYTLLIFFFGFYYIVKTKNRNNQVLVISAYIVGVEVLLRMTNGGTLNEFGKYSMLIFMFLGMVYSGFSKNGFLYWIFLLLLVPSIILSTVSLNFDTDMRKAIAFNILGPVCLAISSIYCYQRKISFDRLKEIMTSFALPLVTMVIYLFLYTPSIREVIRGTESNFSTSGGFGPNQVSTVLGLGMFVFFFKVLFDSKNKLIRLINIGFVFVFAFRGVITFSRGGVITAIVMILILTMVLYFQAKPNVKPKIGFIILMLFLSGLGVWAYSSFETKGMINKRYANEDAFGREKKSRLGGREVLMETEIQMFLDNPIFGVGVGKNKELRREQTGIDLPTHSEITRMLAEHGSIGIIDLLILIFTPLFVFMKDRQNILAYSFYIFWILTINHAAMRTTAPAFVYALCLLSVQLKSPEKSENSIS
- a CDS encoding glycosyltransferase: MDFKLMRILQIIDSLDAGGAERMAVSYANALAEEIEFSGLIATRKEGPLQKQINQSVSYLFLNKKKQLDRKAFCKLRSYVKKNRVSHLHAHSTSFFLAFLLKLTLPSLRIIWHDHYGNNEFLADRPHFILKLSAFFFNGIIAVNQNLKNWSETRLKAKNVVYFSNFPSEEVNIGVHTILNGIEGKRIISLANLRPQKNHFLLLKVAKKLKQSHSDWSFHLVGKDFEDHYSREIKEKIDEYELHGNVFLYGSRDDVSNILNQADIAILTSKSEGLPVTLLEYGQNRMAVVVTDVGENHSIVKHRINGMLVPSMNGELFYESLIECIENVELRLSFGEKLSETISKNFSKKIIIKNYLNWLQAS